In Leuconostoc kimchii IMSNU 11154, one genomic interval encodes:
- a CDS encoding DNA polymerase III subunit alpha, whose protein sequence is MYAPLQILSAYSLLKNPNTIEQIIQVAKERHYEAVALTDINVMYGAVDFYQTARKYGIKPLFGLTLLINGLVNTATTFPVLLIAENQAGYQNLMWISSAKMTSKSSDMTLTIIADHLDGINVILSQDSELAQFIAAEYDDATDYWQDLTTKIKPENVYLGINPSLAPQIQSRLVNFSLANQARLIALDDIDYLNPDDAFTTQVLKAIDANAQLDGVKVLSQQLGTHTLEDLNQVKAAYLTTDALKMAYQHNEQLVSKSHVDIMFKQTASLPSFELPNSEQTSGEYLQFISEKGLSNRLKGRKLPEDHYSKRLKHELQVINHLGFNDYFLIVWDIVNFAHQKNIQMGAGRGSAAGSLVAYALGITDVDPLQFGLLFERFLNPDRVQMPDIDIDWPDNKREAILTYLHDKYGQRNFAQIITFGTLAAKQALRDTARVFGVSQAMMSRISRAIPQPKQGRKVSIQDALESSDNLKNTLSTIENGDLLLKVAQQIEGLPRNYSTHAAGVVLSADVLVKTLPVQSGTDDRLLTQFEKNPVEALGLLKIDVLGLSNLSILAQTLYVAKANLPEYFNISDVPLDDEKTLDLYAAGDTDGIFQFESPGIKNVLRQLKPATFEHIVAVNALYRPGPSRNIETFIKRRHGLENVTMLDASLKTILAPTFGIIVYQEQVMLVAEAYAGFTLGEADILRSAMSKKKLEKMTAMHKQFVTGAVSLGHDAKQAEQIFAYIDEFANYGFNRSHAVAYSKLSFELAYMKAHYPVAFFTAVLNANLGSPDKVRRYVTAAKSRGITVKPPSINRSQRFWTSDNQTLQMGLNNIRGVRTDFVTTLLEERQNNGEFQSFQSFVRRLPDKFRKHDILIQLVYAGALDAFGYNRAELISALDDLIEAASFGDLILNETKIKKVAEFSSTEKLAHEKDVIGVNLSGHPLDSYLEMITTQHFQQIVDFTQKNQMITVIALVDNIRKTRTKKGEEMAFITVSDMTGSISVTIFSHLLVKVSDLLKVGSVVQIAGKVDRYNDKLSVIANQISLAPNVQSLMKGTWFLRFDDTHDTVENRQDVIAVLKKYHGHNPVVIHWQKNDRNQNLDAKFWMSDETAVIIELAPLLGNDNIVFRRSR, encoded by the coding sequence ATGTACGCACCTTTACAAATTTTGAGCGCTTATAGCTTATTAAAAAATCCGAATACAATTGAACAAATTATTCAAGTAGCTAAAGAGAGACACTATGAAGCAGTGGCTCTAACAGACATTAATGTCATGTATGGTGCAGTTGACTTTTATCAAACAGCTAGAAAATACGGCATCAAGCCATTGTTTGGTCTGACATTGCTCATTAATGGATTGGTAAACACAGCAACGACTTTCCCAGTTTTACTAATTGCTGAAAATCAAGCGGGTTACCAAAATTTAATGTGGATTTCGTCTGCTAAAATGACCAGTAAATCATCAGACATGACCTTGACAATTATTGCTGATCACTTAGATGGTATCAATGTCATTTTGTCGCAAGATAGTGAATTAGCACAATTTATTGCGGCTGAATATGATGATGCAACTGACTACTGGCAAGATTTAACGACTAAAATAAAGCCAGAAAATGTATACTTGGGAATTAATCCCAGTTTGGCACCACAAATTCAATCACGTTTAGTGAACTTCAGTCTTGCCAATCAAGCACGATTAATTGCGTTGGATGATATAGATTATCTTAATCCTGATGATGCTTTTACAACACAGGTGTTAAAAGCAATTGATGCCAATGCACAATTAGATGGTGTCAAAGTATTATCACAACAATTAGGAACACACACTTTAGAAGATCTGAACCAAGTTAAGGCAGCTTATTTAACAACAGATGCGCTAAAAATGGCTTATCAGCATAATGAACAACTTGTTTCAAAAAGTCATGTTGATATTATGTTCAAACAAACAGCCTCATTGCCGTCATTTGAATTACCAAATTCTGAACAAACCTCTGGCGAATACCTACAATTTATTTCTGAAAAAGGGTTATCAAATCGCCTTAAAGGAAGAAAATTACCAGAAGATCATTATAGCAAACGACTCAAGCACGAATTACAAGTTATTAATCACTTAGGATTCAATGATTATTTTTTGATTGTGTGGGATATTGTTAATTTTGCGCACCAAAAAAATATTCAAATGGGCGCGGGACGTGGATCTGCGGCGGGTTCTTTAGTGGCCTATGCGTTAGGTATTACTGATGTTGATCCACTGCAATTTGGATTGCTTTTTGAGCGCTTTTTAAACCCAGATCGTGTTCAAATGCCTGACATTGATATTGACTGGCCAGACAATAAACGCGAAGCAATATTAACGTACCTACATGATAAGTATGGACAGCGAAATTTTGCCCAAATTATAACATTTGGCACCTTGGCTGCTAAACAAGCACTGCGAGATACGGCCCGAGTATTCGGCGTATCACAAGCCATGATGAGTCGTATTAGTCGTGCGATTCCGCAACCTAAGCAGGGGCGTAAAGTGTCCATTCAAGATGCACTGGAATCATCAGATAATCTGAAAAATACACTGTCAACCATTGAAAATGGTGATCTGTTATTGAAAGTTGCTCAGCAAATTGAAGGGTTGCCCCGTAATTACTCCACTCATGCTGCAGGAGTCGTATTGAGCGCAGATGTACTGGTTAAAACATTGCCCGTGCAATCGGGAACGGATGACCGTTTGCTAACACAATTTGAAAAAAATCCAGTAGAAGCTTTAGGATTGCTTAAAATTGATGTGTTAGGGCTATCTAATTTATCTATTTTGGCACAAACACTCTATGTGGCAAAAGCAAATTTGCCTGAATATTTCAATATTAGCGATGTGCCACTTGACGACGAAAAGACACTGGATTTATACGCCGCAGGTGATACAGATGGTATTTTTCAGTTTGAATCACCAGGTATTAAAAATGTTTTACGGCAATTAAAGCCTGCTACTTTTGAACATATTGTAGCAGTTAATGCATTGTATCGTCCAGGACCTAGTCGTAATATTGAGACATTTATTAAGCGGCGTCATGGTCTTGAAAATGTCACCATGCTAGATGCCAGTTTGAAGACAATTTTAGCGCCAACGTTTGGTATTATTGTTTATCAAGAACAAGTGATGTTGGTCGCTGAAGCGTATGCTGGATTCACTTTAGGGGAAGCTGATATTTTACGCAGTGCGATGTCTAAGAAAAAACTTGAAAAAATGACTGCAATGCATAAACAGTTTGTTACAGGTGCTGTATCATTAGGGCATGATGCTAAACAAGCCGAACAGATTTTTGCTTATATTGATGAATTCGCAAATTATGGATTTAATAGATCTCATGCCGTTGCATATAGTAAGTTATCTTTTGAACTCGCCTACATGAAAGCACATTATCCCGTTGCTTTCTTTACTGCGGTATTGAATGCTAATTTGGGTTCACCTGATAAAGTACGTCGCTATGTCACGGCTGCAAAATCACGTGGTATTACTGTTAAACCGCCAAGTATCAATCGGTCACAGCGATTTTGGACATCAGATAATCAAACGCTACAAATGGGGTTAAATAATATTCGAGGTGTGCGAACTGATTTTGTGACAACGTTGCTAGAGGAACGGCAAAATAATGGCGAGTTTCAATCCTTTCAATCGTTTGTACGTCGTTTGCCAGATAAGTTTCGTAAGCATGATATTTTGATTCAACTTGTTTATGCTGGTGCATTAGACGCTTTTGGGTATAATCGAGCAGAGTTAATTAGTGCGCTTGATGATTTGATCGAGGCTGCCAGTTTTGGAGATCTCATTTTAAATGAAACTAAAATCAAAAAAGTAGCTGAGTTTTCTTCAACTGAAAAATTAGCACACGAAAAAGATGTGATTGGCGTTAATTTATCTGGGCATCCGCTGGACAGTTATTTGGAAATGATAACGACACAACATTTTCAGCAGATAGTAGATTTCACGCAAAAAAATCAAATGATAACAGTCATTGCGCTTGTTGATAATATACGCAAGACCCGTACAAAAAAGGGTGAAGAAATGGCTTTTATCACAGTATCTGATATGACAGGTAGTATCAGTGTCACCATTTTTAGTCATTTATTAGTCAAAGTTAGTGATTTATTAAAAGTAGGATCCGTTGTTCAGATTGCTGGTAAAGTGGATCGTTATAACGATAAACTATCAGTTATTGCCAATCAAATTAGTTTGGCTCCAAACGTTCAATCGCTAATGAAAGGGACTTGGTTTTTGAGGTTCGATGACACACATGATACGGTTGAAAATCGGCAGGATGTGATTGCTGTTCTGAAAAAATATCATGGTCATAATCCTGTTGTTATTCACTGGCAAAAAAACGATCGCAATCAGAATCTTGATGCGAAATTTTGGATGAGTGATGAAACCGCTGTCATTATTGAATTGGCGCCATTACTAGGGAACGATAATATTGTGTTCCGCAGAAGTCGTTAA